Proteins from one Anastrepha obliqua isolate idAnaObli1 chromosome 2, idAnaObli1_1.0, whole genome shotgun sequence genomic window:
- the LOC129238165 gene encoding uncharacterized protein LOC129238165, with protein sequence MAGPQVQHSHSHSQRPNSAYYMGLNGGGGGGIATNGHHAVGGGTEHTHTTTATSISTSSSAHTGLYALRQMSNDMELIYRGNSANASHQRHSAMLTHGVIQQQPTGVAVGTSAALDNSGSVADVVSGSQIVSIAGPGPSATDALIVPSNSATTKRSNLASSKSKQRSVEIVVDASQCGTAGDDDVDGGKSGDDVEQGHRMSRHRRRPLHRRLFSYLRSLFQGSAAQHALSFWTQSAEIARFLGLPLGELDDDNQ encoded by the exons ATGGCCGGCCCACAAGTGCAACATTCACATTCACATTCGCAGCGCCCCAATAGCGCCTACTACATGGGCCTGAATGGGGGTGGCGGCGGCGGCATAGCCACCAATGGCCATCATGCCGTCGGCGGTGGAACGGAGCACACCCACACAACTACAGCGACTAGCATTAGCACCAGCAGTAGCGCACACACCGGTCTATATGCGCTACGTCAAATGTCCAACGACATGGAGTTAATATATCGTGGCAATAGCGCCAATGCTAGCCACCAAAGACACTCTGCCATGTTAACGCATGGCGTCATTCAACAACAGCCAACCGGCGTGGCGGTGGGGACATCAGCTGCCTTGGACAACAGCGGCAGTGTAGCGGATGTTGTTAGTGGTAGTCAAATTGTCAGCATTGCTGGTCCCGGACCGAGCGCCACTGATGCTTTAATTGTTCCTTCAAATTCTGCGACGACGAAACGCAGCAATTTGGCGTCGTCGAAATCAAAGCAACGCAGTGTCGAAATCGTCGTCGATGCGTCACAATGTGGCACTGCTGGTGACGATGATGTGGACGGCGGCAAGTCAGGCGATGACGTTGAGCAGGGGCATCGTATGTCGCGACATCGGCGTCGGCCGTTGCATCGTCGATTATTCAGCTACCTGCGCAGTTTATTTCAAGGCAGTGCCGCTCAACATG CCCTCTCCTTCTGGACCCAATCAGCCGAAATAGCACGCTTTCTGGGCTTACCGTTAGGTGAGTTAGACGATGACAATCAATGA